One window of the Nicotiana tabacum cultivar K326 chromosome 4, ASM71507v2, whole genome shotgun sequence genome contains the following:
- the LOC107761458 gene encoding uncharacterized protein LOC107761458 produces MENFRSVSTREGRMQIENYYGCPTNMQDLRSFSTNSYAPYSYGGIDKEVKIKKSKSTASSRNWAFNDPELQRKRRVIGYKSYAMEGKMKGSLRKSFRWIKNTCNHVVHGFW; encoded by the coding sequence ATGGAGAATTTTAGATCTGTATCAACAAGAGAAGGAAGGATGCAAATAGAAAATTATTATGGGTGTCCAACAAATATGCAAGATTTGAGAAGTTTTAGTACTAATTCCTATGCTCCTTATTCATATGGGGGCATAGATAAAGAAGTGAAGATCAAGAAGAGCAAAAGTACAGCATCTTCAAGAAATTGGGCTTTTAATGATCCTGAATTGCAAAGGAAAAGAAGAGTTATTGGATATAAATCATATGCTATGGAGGGTAAAATGAAAGGTTCTTTGAGAAAGAGTTTTAGGTGGATCAAGAATACTTGTAATCATGTAGTTCATGGATTCTGGTGA